In the genome of Arachis hypogaea cultivar Tifrunner chromosome 9, arahy.Tifrunner.gnm2.J5K5, whole genome shotgun sequence, the window TTGATGCCTTCCACGTTAACATTAGGAGTTGACTTGCCTTGTTTGCATGACTGCAGGCGGATAACTAAATTGACAAGTTCAGACTGGACTTCATCAAAGTCTGCAAGATCCTTGCAAGCAATATCACACAGCTTGTTGCAATTCGATGCCAATGCTCCAACTCGAAACTTTAAGACCCTTTCGATATCATCATTCACAGGCATTTCTGTGCTAATAAATTCGTTCTTTGCATTCTTTGTCCACCTTTTGTATATCAACGAATCTAGAAACTCAAGTATGTTTTCGAACTTCATGGCACAGAAGATATGACTACAGGGAATACCACGTGATTCAAACAGCTTGCACGAGCACGAGAACAGATTCTTACGTCTATCGACTTCCACCCTTCAATCTTTAGTCGGGTCTCCGAGAGCAGTCACACTGAACTCTACCTTGTCCAAGGTTGTGCTTAGTACAGTTATATTCAAAGCCCCTGCCCTCTGAATCTCATTACAAATTTCCTTGAAAATGTTTCGCGTGAAATAACATGATACAGATCTTTCATATACCTCCAACGAGATAATCATCACTGGCTCTGAGCACTGAGACTTAAAGTCAGCTATTAATTCGTTGCTTCTATACTCTTTTAAGGCCCTATCCAGGTTATGCATGAAGTCAATGAGGGTGTTCTTGCGATTAACATAAAATCTGATGAGAGAATTTATACCTTCACACTGTGATGTCGTCCTTATGTAACCGAAAAACTTATCCCGGAGGAAACAATGGGACCACATCTCACGAGTTTCGTACGTCTTTTCCATCCAGGTACTGCCAACAAGGTTGTGCTTATCCAAAATGGCTGCCCATCTCCGATCAAAGTCTCTCTGGTCGTTGTTGTCGTATATAAGACCCTTAAAATCGTGCAAGAAATTAGGATTCTTTATATTTTCACATGCATTTCTCTACAGATGCCATCCGCATAACCGATAGGTCGCATCAGGCATAACATTCTTGATTGCATCTCGCATGGCAAGGTCTCCGTCAGTTATTACTGCTTTTGGACTTTTCCCACCCATCGCTTCAACAAAGGTTTCCAACAACCACTTATACGTCTCTGTAGTTTTGTCGGATAGTAGGCCGGAGCCGAAGATAATAGTCTGCCCGTGATGATTGCATCCAGAGAAAATGACCAAAGGCTTGTTGTATTTATTCTTCTTGTAGGTTGAATCAAAGGCAACAATATCTCCAAAGCAGTGATAGTCGATAATTGACTGCCCATCTGCCCAAAAAATATGCTCCAGCCTTTCGTCACTAGTGAACGTATACTTTCCAAAGAACAGCGAATCGTTGTTTGACTTGCCAATCAAATAGTTTATCGCCGCATTGGCATCCCCGTTTTTAACTTTTGCCCGACAATAGCGATCGATGTGGTTGTACAAATCTTTCCGTGAAGCCAGCATGACGATATCCACCCTTCTGGAATGCAATATACCCCATAATATGGCAGCTCTTGACaccaaaattatgaagattttccACTTGGACTCTATCAGTCACAGTTAAACGACGATTGGCCGGTACCAGATGCGCAAATTGGGGTGGCGTCAGATCGTGGTTGTGAGATTTCACAAAACATGATACCTTCCATCTACCGCAGCCATAGTCAAGCTTTACCCTAAGCCGAGCTGGACACTTGGTTCGCGTTAGTGACCTTGCCTCCCTTGATCTATCATCCATATCAAGATACCTCATATTTCTCCAGCCCTCTTTGTTGCAAACAAGTTGCCTGCTAATGATTCTACCTTGATTATCCCTAACCACGTCGTCCTTCCTCATTACAAATCCATGCCAACAAGAATAAGCGTTATAAAATTGGCAAGCCTCATCCTCCGTCCTAAACTCCAGGTTCCAAATATCCTCCACCATTTAAATCCGCTATTCTTTTTACACCACAAACTTCTTCACTCTTGCTAGTGGAATCCAGCGAATCCACATCGTCGTCATCAGCATCATCTTCTGCATTCGGTTGATAATCGAAATCATCATCCAAATCATTATCAGAATCATTCTTAACATCATCCTCCTTTATGGACATAATTTAACCCCTGCCATAATTTTACCAAAAAATGTCAATAAACAGAGCCAATGGTAGCAACTACGGGAAGCTAAACTAAGCTACATGTAAAATTAAATGAACCAAAACCAATTAAACTAACCCAATTGTTTTCGATCCCAGTATTaggttttaatttgaattcccCAAAGCTAGCCACAGCATAGAACTGGATAATGTAACTTAATTTCCAAATTCAAGGATAGCTACCCAACACCCTAAACAGAGAACCGTTTAAAAGGCATAGACTATCATCCAAATTAAACTAATCTGGATTAAGAAAAAAACTTAATCGGACATACCTTGATCATAACTAGAGGTTGAGCTTCAACGGATAAAAAATGCACTGTCAGAGTCGGAGGGAGGTGACCTTTACCTAATCCGACGCACCTAATTCAAAGGCAGCCGAAAAATGAATGTTGGTAAACCAGCTTCCAACAGCCACAGCTTCGGATCTAGCAGAAGTTCTGCTACAAATTTCTCTATCGGAGCCACATCAGTTTAGCGTTCGCCCTCTCCTCAGTTGACGTCGACGCCAATCCGACGAAAGCAGAGTACCAATTCTGAAACCTGTTACTCAAAGGAGATCATTCTTGCTAAATGGACGCTGGGTATAGAACGaaggtgaaaaaatcaaacaggGTTGGGTAGTGGGTTCTAGGATAACAAAATTCAGGGTTGGGTAGTGGGTATAGAACGAAGGCGAAAAAACCAGTGGGCAGTGGATTCTATGCGTTTTCCAGGAAGTGAAACATGACTTAAAAGGCTTGTGAGACATGCATGTTGAATTTCAGAAAGTGATGGAGGGTATtttataaaatgaaaaacaagttagagattataaattataattataaatgttCCCCAATACACTATATAGTATATGTATACAATAATTAATGTAGTATTTGTTATAGTATATGTTCATTAAAAGCTTTTGCTATTATCAATAAATGCAATTaatgaaaagttaaaaatttttttaattagtgaCTGAGATGATGACACATATGCAAAGATAAATTACCCATAAAATTGCCATGGGTTTAGAAAAAATCACCTTAAATTATATAGTATATATGAATTTGCATAGTTGCGTGCGCCCTTGTGTTTGAATGACAAAAGCCGCGTGACTTCTTGGAAAC includes:
- the LOC112709371 gene encoding protein FAR1-RELATED SEQUENCE 5-like — translated: MRKDDVVRDNQGRIISRQLVCNKEGWRNMRYLDMDDRSREARSLTRTKCPARLRVKLDYGCESKWKIFIILVSRAAILWGILHSRRVDIVMLASRKDLYNHIDRYCRAKVKNGDANAAINYLIGKSNNDSLFFGKYTFTSDERLEHIFWADGQSIIDYHCFGDIVAFDSTYKKNKYNKPLVIFSGCNHHGQTIIFGSGLLSDKTTETYKWLLETFVEAMGGKSPKAVITDGDLAMRDAIKNGLIYDNNDQRDFDRRWAAILDKHNLVGSTWMEKTYETREMWSHCFLRDKFFGYIRTTSQCEGINSLIRFYVNRKNTLIDFMHNLDRALKEYRSNELIADFKSQCSEPVMIISLEVYERSVSCYFTRNIFKEICNEIQRAGALNITVLSTTLDKVEFSVTALGDPTKD